The genomic window CGGCGCCGGGTCTCTCGTACAAGTCCGTGAAGTGGTTTCGTGACCACGATACGGCCGCAGTCGCGACGGACACGTTTTCGTTCGAGGTCTGGCCGGGCGAGGACGAGGCTGTTCTTCTTCCGGTCCATCTTCTGCACCTCGTCGAGATGGGCATGATGCAGGGCCAGCACTGGTTCCTCGACGATCTCGCCGAGGATTGCGCGAAGGACGGTGTCTACGAGTTCCTGCTGCACGCATCGCCGGAGCCGATTGTCGGCGGAACCGGTAGCCCCGTGAATCCGGTCGCGACGAAGTAGGGTCGGGCGCACCCTGGAGCCGCGATGGACTTCGCCTTCACCCAGGAAGAGGAGCGCTTTCGGGCCGAGTTGCGCGCGTTCCTCGCGAAGACGGTCCCGGGCGAAGAGCCTCCCGAGGGCTTCGCGGTGGAGTTCGAGTTCATGCGCGAGTTCCAGCGCGCGATGCATCGCGGTGGCTGGGTTGGCATCCATTGGCCGGCGGCGTTCGGCGGTCGCGATGCCACACCGATGGAGCAGGCTATCTTCGCAGAGGAGATGGGACGGGCGCGCGCGCCACAGCTCGTCAATCGCGTGGGGATCAACAACGTCGGGCCGACGCTGATCCACTTCGGCACCGATACGCAGAAGGAACGCTATCTCCCGGGAATCCTCTCGGCCGAGGAAGTCTGGTGCCAGCTGTACTCGGAGCCGGATGCCGGATCGGACCTCGCGTCCCTGCGCACGCGCGCCGAACTCGACGGTGACGATTACGTCGTGACCGGCCAGAAGGTCTGGACCAGCTATGCGGTCCAGGCGCGGTGGGCGATCCTGCTAGCTCGCACCGATCCGAACGCGAAGAAGCATCGCGGGATCTCGTATCTGATCGTGGACATGGAGGCCGATGGGATCGAGATCCGGCCGTTGCGTCAGCTCACCGGCGCGTCCGAGTTCAACGAGGTCTTCCTCGAGGGCGTCCGGGTGCCGCGCGAGAACTTGATCGGGGCCGAGAACGAGGGTTGGCAGATCGCCCAGGTGACTCTCGCCCACGAGCGTGGCGCGAACTACGCCATCAAGGAGCAGACGCTTGCCCGCATCGCGCTGGACGAACTCCTGGCCGAGGCTTCCGCTTCGGGCGCCGCGGCTGACCCGACCTTTCGCCAAGAGCTCGCACGGCTGCACATCGAGACCGAGATCATGCGGTTCATGAATCTCCAGATGTTGAGCAAGGTCGGGCGGGGCGTCACCCCCGGGCTCGAGACCTCACTCGTCAAGCAATTCTGGTCCGACCTCAGTCAGGCCATCGGAACGGCGTCCGTGCATGCGCTGGGTCCACATGGCATCCTTCTACGCGGCTCGCGCCATGTGCGCGGCGCCGGCCGATTCGCGCAGCGCATGTTGTTTTCCCGCGCTTCTACGATCGCCGGCGGAACCGCCGAGGTCCAACGGAACATCATCGCTCAGCGTTTGCTCGGTCTTCCAAGAAGCTGACCGGCACAATCACGGAGAACCATCGCAATGAGTCAAGAGAAGGGAGGCCTCGGAAACTTCTTCGAGGATTTCGAGATCGGCAAGGAGCTCGTCTGTGCCACGCCGCGCGTGGTGACGTCGGCCGAGACGGCCATGCACATCGCGACCACCAACGATCGCAGCCCGCGGTTCTGCAACGCCGAGGGGCGCGTGAACCCGGTGATCGTCTTTCACGTGGTGCTCGGTCAGACCGTGCGGCTCGTTTCCCTCAACTCGCCGGCGAACCTGGGCTACGCCGGGATGATGTGGAAGACCCCTGTCTTTCACGGCGATGAGATCTCCACCCGCATCAAGATCCTCGGGTTGAAGGAGAATTCCAACGGCAAGACCGGCATCGCGTACGTCGAGACGACCGGGCGCAACCAACGCGACGAGATCGTGCTGCAATACACGCGTTGGGTCATGGTCCGGAAGCGCGACGTGAACACGCCGACGGCGTATCTCGATGTACCGATCGTTCCCGAGCTCCCCAAGCAGGTTGAAGTCGCACAGCTCCCGCAGTGGAGTGGCGCGCTCACCACGACCGATCAGACCGGCGGGAAGTTCTTCTTCGAGGACTACGACGTCGGCGAGCGCATCTATCACTTCGACGGGATGACCGTGAACAACGCGGATCACATGACGTACACCCGCCTGTGGCAGAACACCGCGAAGGTCCACTTCGATCACCTTCTCACCGACGGGAAACCCCTCGTGTACGGTGGCTTTCCGCTCGCGACCTCCTACGCGATCGCGTTCAACGGCCTGGAGAATCGCTCGGGCATCGTCGCGATGAACAGCGGTGCGCACGCGAATCCGACGTACGCGGGCACCACGCTCTACGCGTACACGGATGTCCTCGAGACCCACGATCTGGGTGGCTCCGTAGGGGCTCTGCGCCTTCGTCTGGTGGGGGTCAAAGACGGAAACCCTGCGGACGAGCCGGATTTCGAACGCCGGGTCACCGACGACAAGGGCAAGGAGCGCTACAATGCGCGCGTCGTGCTCGATCTCGACTACTGGGAACTGATGCCGAAGGCGAAGGCCTAGGAGCTTGGCCCGAGGTGGGTCCTACGGAGCGTTTTGCGGTCCACCGTTCTGGGAGTCCCAATCGTACGTCTGTGTTCCGCTCGCATGCGTGGAGGCGGGGGTGAACGATGTTCCGGCCGGCATCACCGTGATCGTGACTCCCGGTGATTGCCGCAAGCCGTTCAGCGCGGAGAGGTTCGCAGTGTAAACCGCGCGCTCGGCGAAGTAGGCCTCCCGAGAGGAGGCGAGGTCGCGCTTGTGGGATCAGACTCGCAACCCCGGTGACGCGTTGCGGCCATGGAGCGTCGACGGTTCGACGCTCGAGACTCAGACCCGATCGCCGCGTTCCTCGATTCGCAGCAGCGCGCCGATGGGGCTCACGCCCACGACCTTCCAGGCGAGATCGTTGCGCTGTTCGAGGATCAGGTCGATCCTTCGGTCGCCGGCCTGGAGCGTGATCGTGGCTTTGTCGTCGTCCCTTCGCATGCTCCACCAGGCCTCGAGGAAGTCCGACGCCGTGACCTCGAGCGGGTGGTCGGGGTCGTCGAAGACGGTCCGCACGCGTTCGCCGGACAGGAAGGCCAGCGCGAGGCGGCCCAGGTCGACGTCTTGATCGCTCCCCTTGGGGTCGTTCTGGAGGTCGTGGACGGCCCGGAAGGTGATCGCTGGGACGTCCACCATATGCGTGAGCTCGCCTACGTCGCCGCGGTCGAGCGCCAGGGTGAGCCGCCACAGGGCCCAGGTCGGCGTGGTGGGGACGAGGGAGAGGCCCAGTCCCAGGCCGAGGGCCACGGAGGCCCCCAGGGCAATCCCGACGATGAATCCCCGCTGCATGTCGGGTCTTATCGTCGATCCTGGGGGAGACTTCCACCAGCGTGGGGTGTAGATTGCGCGCGGGCGAGCTGGTTCCCTATGCTGGTCGGGTGCGAATCGATCAGATTCTTAAAGCCGGGGGCCCCGTCTTCTCCTTCGAATTCTTCCCGCCGAAGACGGAGAAGGGCAGCGAGAATTTGCTGCGAACCATCGAGGAGCTCAAGGCGCTCGATCCGTCATTCGTCTCGGTGACCTACGGTGCCATGGGTTCGAATCGCGGCCAGGTGATCGAGCTCGTCGAAAAGATCAAGAACGGGCTGGGCGTCGAGGCGATGGCCCACCTGAGTTGTACCGGGCACACGAGTGCCGAGCTCGAGGGGGTTCTGGACCAGCTCGCAGGGGCCGGAATCGAGAACGTCCTCGCGCTGCGGGGGGATCCTCCGAAGGGCGAGCAGTTTGCCGCGGTAGAAGGCGGCTTCGGCTACGCCTCGGATCTGGCTGCGATGATCAAGGCGCGCGGCTCGTTCTGCATCGGAGGGGCGGCGTACCCGGAGACGCACCCGGATGCGCCGGACGCCGAGACGGACCTCAGGCACCTGGTGACCAAGGTGAAGGCGGGGGCCGACTTTCTCATCACCCAGCTCTTCTTCTCGAACCCGGACTACTTCGCGTTCGTGGAGGGCGCTCGTGCGCAGGGCATCACCGTGCCGATTGTGCCGGGGATCATGCCGATCACGGATGTCGGCCAGGCGAAGCGGATTACGGCGATGTGCGGCGCGACGATCCCGCCGGACCTGCTCGCGGCACTCGAGAGCGCCGACGGAGACAGCGAGAAGGTGCTCCAGGTGAGCGTCGACCACGCAGTTGCCCAGTGTCGCGACCTACTTTCGCGCGGAGCGCCCGGCGTTCACTTCTACACGATCAACCGAAGCCCGGCGACGCAGCGCATTCTCACCGAGTTGCGCTGAGCGCTCTCTATAGCGCCTGCATACTCGCGTGCGATTGGGTCGACAGGGGCGAACTCTGGGCTCATCCCGAGGTTCCGAGCTGCCGATCCCTAGAGTATGCGGATCGTGATCGGAGCTCTGGCCCTCTATCTCGCAAGCTGTACCCCCGCGGGTCCGGGTGTGGACCCCACGGAACCCGAAGGCCTGGCTGCCGCGGTGGGCGTGATCTGGGCGAGTCCAGCGACGGATCTCGAAGTGAAAGAGGTCGGCGCGGAGCCCAGCGACGTGGATGCGGGCACCCAGTTCGCGAGCCCGATCGATCCCCTTCCGACTGATGGGATCGAAACGGCCGAGGGGCGCTCGCACATGGGTGATCTCTACGCCCGCGCGGGCCTGATCCCCGAGGCGATCTTCGAGTACCAGCAGTCGATTGAGATCGATCCGTCGAACGCGGTTCGGCACTTCAAGCTGGGACTCGCGTATCAGTCGGTCCGGCAGTTCGGCGAGGCCC from Candidatus Binatia bacterium includes these protein-coding regions:
- a CDS encoding acyl-CoA dehydrogenase family protein codes for the protein MDFAFTQEEERFRAELRAFLAKTVPGEEPPEGFAVEFEFMREFQRAMHRGGWVGIHWPAAFGGRDATPMEQAIFAEEMGRARAPQLVNRVGINNVGPTLIHFGTDTQKERYLPGILSAEEVWCQLYSEPDAGSDLASLRTRAELDGDDYVVTGQKVWTSYAVQARWAILLARTDPNAKKHRGISYLIVDMEADGIEIRPLRQLTGASEFNEVFLEGVRVPRENLIGAENEGWQIAQVTLAHERGANYAIKEQTLARIALDELLAEASASGAAADPTFRQELARLHIETEIMRFMNLQMLSKVGRGVTPGLETSLVKQFWSDLSQAIGTASVHALGPHGILLRGSRHVRGAGRFAQRMLFSRASTIAGGTAEVQRNIIAQRLLGLPRS
- a CDS encoding MaoC family dehydratase, which produces MSQEKGGLGNFFEDFEIGKELVCATPRVVTSAETAMHIATTNDRSPRFCNAEGRVNPVIVFHVVLGQTVRLVSLNSPANLGYAGMMWKTPVFHGDEISTRIKILGLKENSNGKTGIAYVETTGRNQRDEIVLQYTRWVMVRKRDVNTPTAYLDVPIVPELPKQVEVAQLPQWSGALTTTDQTGGKFFFEDYDVGERIYHFDGMTVNNADHMTYTRLWQNTAKVHFDHLLTDGKPLVYGGFPLATSYAIAFNGLENRSGIVAMNSGAHANPTYAGTTLYAYTDVLETHDLGGSVGALRLRLVGVKDGNPADEPDFERRVTDDKGKERYNARVVLDLDYWELMPKAKA
- the metF gene encoding methylenetetrahydrofolate reductase [NAD(P)H]: MRIDQILKAGGPVFSFEFFPPKTEKGSENLLRTIEELKALDPSFVSVTYGAMGSNRGQVIELVEKIKNGLGVEAMAHLSCTGHTSAELEGVLDQLAGAGIENVLALRGDPPKGEQFAAVEGGFGYASDLAAMIKARGSFCIGGAAYPETHPDAPDAETDLRHLVTKVKAGADFLITQLFFSNPDYFAFVEGARAQGITVPIVPGIMPITDVGQAKRITAMCGATIPPDLLAALESADGDSEKVLQVSVDHAVAQCRDLLSRGAPGVHFYTINRSPATQRILTELR
- a CDS encoding tetratricopeptide repeat protein translates to MRIVIGALALYLASCTPAGPGVDPTEPEGLAAAVGVIWASPATDLEVKEVGAEPSDVDAGTQFASPIDPLPTDGIETAEGRSHMGDLYARAGLIPEAIFEYQQSIEIDPSNAVRHFKLGLAYQSVRQFGEALTSYEEAARLEPDSAWAHAAVAIVHAKMGHQEKAFDAYQTVKNLDDEMAHGLLEVITQYGTFHQV